The nucleotide sequence GCAGGGGGTGTACACCAAGTGACGAGCGGACCTGTGGCGCCCGTGGTGTCCGAGCCGCGCCCCGCCGACGGCGCGGGGCCGCCGCGGCCACGCTCGGGCCGTGACCAGCGCCCGGTCTGGATGGGCGAGCCCAGCAGGCTGGGGATCGGCGCGCGGGGACTCGTGCTCGGCCTCGGCTGCCTGGCGGTGGTGGTTCCGTTCTGGGCCGTGCTGATGACCAGCATCGCCTCCCCGGAGGAGATCGGCACGGCGGGCGGCTTCGTGCTGTGGACCCGCGAACCGACGCTGGACGCCTACCAGGCCGTCCTGTCCGGCGGAATCGTCACCCGGGCTCTGGTGGTGAGCGCCGCCGTCACCGCGGTCGGCACGGCACTCAGCCTCGTCGCCACGATCGCTCTGGCGTACGCGCTGTCGCGGCCGGCTTCGTTGCTGCACAAGCCGATCCTGCTGATGACGGTGTTCACCCTGCTGTTCAACCCGGGCATCATCCCGATGTACCTCACGGTCAAGCAGCTGGGCCTACTGGACAACTATCTGGCACTGATCCTGCCGGTGCTGGTGAACGCGTTCAACGTCATCGTCATGCGCGCGTTCTTCCTGGAAATCCCCGGCGAGCTGGTGGAGAGCGCCTATATGGACGGCGCCGGGGAGTTGCGCATCCTGCTGCGGATCGTGCTGCCGCTGTCGAAGGCGGTCGTTTCGGTGATCGGACTGTTCTACGCGGTGGCGTACTGGAACGCGTTCTTCTCCGCGATGTTGTACCTGCAGTCGCCGGAGAAGTGGCCGCTGCAACTGGTGCTGCGCACCTACGTCGTCAACGACACCCCGATCGGGTCCGACCAGCTCAGCTCCAGCCTGGAGAACCTGCCACCGCAGATCTCGGTCCAGATGGCAATCCTCGTCATCTCCATCCTGCCCATCCTGCTCATCTATCCGTTCATTCAGAAGCACTTCGCCAAGGGACTGATGGTCGGCGCCGTCAAGGGTTGACCGGTCGTCCACACAATGTGGAAGGAAACGTCATGGCACGCACCTTCAGCCGCCGTCGCGTCCTGGCACTCGGCGCGGCAGCGGGGCTCGCCCCGGTGCTCGGGGCGTGCGGCGACGGCGGGTCGAGCTCGTCGAACGGCTCGACCGGGCCGGTCGAGCTGCCCACCTACAAGCCCGTAACCTCGGCCACGCCCGACCTGGCGGCCGAACCGGCCGGAGTGTCCCCGGGATACTTCAGCTACCCGACCGCCTCCAGCGCCGCGTCGCAGCCGGTGCGGGGCAAGGCCGTCACGGCGCTGACGTACACGTACGACCCGATCGCGCCCGCGCTCGGCTCGAACCCCTACTGGCAGAACCTCAACGACAGACTCGGCACCGAACTGAAGATCACGTACGTCGCGTCGGCGGACTACAAGAGCAGGGTCGCCACCACCATCGCCGGCGGCGACCTGCCGGACATGGTCGCGATCCAGGGCGTCGTCCAACAGATGCCGGCCATGCTGAACGCGACCTTCACCGACCTGACCGAGCACCTGTCCGGGGACGCGGTCCTCGCCTACCCGAACCTCGCCGGCCTGCCCACCGATGCCTGGCGCAGCACCGTCTACGACCAGCGGATCTGGGGCATTCCGGTGCCGCGGGCACGGATCGGCACCGTGCTGTACACCAGGGCCGACCTGCTGGCCAAGGCCGGACTGAGCCTCCAACCCAGGTCGTGGGACGAGTTCAAACAGATGGCGGCCGCGTTGACCGACGAGCGGGCCGGCCGCTGGGCGTTCGGGCAGATCCCGTTCAACACGATCCTCGAGATGAACGGGATCACCGGCAACTGGCCCGGTGGCGTCGGCGCCTGGCAGGCCAAGGACGGCGTCTTCACCCACAGCGGCACCACACCGCAGTTCGCGCAGGCCCTTGCGGACGCCGTCGAGTTGGTGAAGTCCGGGGTGGTACATCCCGACCAGGCGGGCGCGCCCAACACCAAGCGCAACCAGTGGATGCTGGCCGGCACGACCGCGTTCACCATCGGCCTGTACGCCGGGTGGGGCAAGTTCTACGGCCAGGCCAAGGATGTGCCCGGCTTCCGCCTGACCGGCATGCTCTCGCCCACCCGGGACGGCACGGGGACGCAGGTACGCACGCCCGGTCCGACGCTGTCCAGCTTCACCGCCATCGCCAAGACCGACGACGTCGACCGGGTCAAGCAGATCCTCAAGGTCCTCGACTGGTTGTGCGCACCCTTCGGCAGCAGCGAGTACACGGCCCTGCGGTACGGCGTCGAGGGCCAGACGTTCAACCGCAACGGCTCCGACCCGACCCTCACCGAGGGCGGGCGCAGCCAGACACTCCTGCCCGTGCGGTACCTCGCCGAGGCATCGCCCGTCGTCTACGAGCCCGGTAACCGCCAGGCCGTGCAGGACCAGTACGACCACCAGGTCGCCGGAGTCCCGCTGGCCGTCCCGGACCCGACCCTCGGGCTGTACTCGGAGACCGCCGCCAGCAAGGCGGCCAGCGAGCAGCAGGAACTGGACGCGGTCCTGCTGGAGATCCAGCTGGGCAACAAACCCGTCTCGGCGTGGCAGCCGGCCATCAAGCAGTTCATGGACCGGGTCGGCGACAAGATCAAGGCGGAGTACGAGGAGCAGGCGGGTCGCTGACGAGCCGGACACGGCGGCCGGTCCGGCGTACCCGTCCGGTTCGGCCGCCGAGCCGTGCAGTCCACTCACCCGAGTCGAGCAACACCAGCCGGGCCGCGAACTCCGCGGACTGTTTTCGGCGCTCCCGGGCGCGGTCGAAGGACTCAGCCAACACTCACGGGTAAGGGAGAAGATCATAGTGAGACGAAGCTATCTTCCCTGGTACACGCATCGCCGGACCCGTGCGGGTGCCGCTGCGGCGCTCGTGCTGGCGCTGGTGGCGACGGTCCTGTCGCCGGGCAGGGCCGCCGCGGCCGACATGTCGGATCGCGGCGAACTGCTCGACCTGACGCGCCCGGAACTCGCCGCGGTGGCGGCAGAGCTCACCGCCGGTGACGAAGCGGGCGCCGCGGCCGAGCTCAAGGCGTTCTACGCGGGCCGCACCGACGTCGAGTACCTCCCTCCGAGCGCGGACGCGGGCGGCGGCGACGCGACCGCCGACGAGCTCGCGGCGGGGATCTTCCGGTTCGGCGCGGAGACCCGCGACTTCTACGACGACGCCCAGCAGCGGATCGACGTCGACTGGCAGGACGCCTGGGGTGGGACGCAGACCACCCCGGGCGGCGCGCAGGTCCTGATGAGTGACCTCGCGTTCATGCCCAGACTGGTCAGCGCCTACGCGTTCGAGAGTGACCCGGCGAAGCGTGCGTCGTACGCGTCGGCGTGGATGGACATCTCGCTCGACTTCTTCGCCGACAACCAGAGCTGGCCACAGAACCGCAACCTGTCGGGCGCCAAGCGGCTCGCGCAGCTGGTCAGTGCGTTCGCGGTGTTCCGGACCGACCCGGGCATCGACGCGAGCGACCTCGTGGCGTACCTGTCCGGTGTGCACTTCACGACGAAGTACCTCGTCGGCGTGATGCAGGTACACGTCGGGAACAACTGGTACGTGTCCATGGCCCGCTCGGTCTACGCGGCGGCCGTGTTCCTGCCCGAGTTCTCGGCATCGCCCGGCTGGGAGTGGTTCGGGGTGCGCTCGTTGGAGCGGTTCCTGCGCGCGCACGTGAAGGGCGACGGTGTGTACCGCGAGCCGGCGTTCAACTATCAGGCGTACGTGGCGGATCTGCTCAACACCGTCATCAGACTGGCGGATGCCAACGGGCGGACCCTGCCCGAATCGCTCGCCCAGACGTCGGACTGGATCGCGGATTCGCTGTTCGCGACCCGTCAGCCGAACCTCGAGGTCGCGATGGTGGGCGACTCGCCGAACGCCGATGCCGGTGCGTCCGCGATCGGCAGAACCGGTGCACGCAACTCCTGGCCCGACTTCACCTGGGTCGCCTCCGGCCGAACGCAGGGAACCACCCCGACGCTGCCGTCCACGGTCTTTCCGATCAGCTTCGCGGTGCAGCGTTCCGGGTGGGACGCCGACGCCCGGTACATGCTGATCAACAACCAGAATTCCAGCTACACCGCCTCGCACCGGCATCCGGACGACCTCAGCCTGGTGATGGCGGCGTACGGGCGTCCGCTGATCGTCGACTCCGGAGTCGGGGACTACAGCGCGACTCCGACGAACGACTGGATGCGCCGCACCACCGCGGCGCACAACACCATCGAGGTCGACGGAGACGCGCAGACCGCCGGCGTCCCCCGCAAGTCGTCGCTGTGGCGCTCGAACGCGGGCCTCGACATCTACCGCGGTACGACGGAGGGCTACCGGCCGATCGTGCACGATCGCGCCGTCTACTTCGTCAAGCCCGGCTACTGGATCGTCTCCGACGACCTCACCGGCGCCACTGCCGCGCACGACTACCGGCAGCTCTGGCACTTCCCCGGTGATCCGGTCACCGTCAACCCGACCACGAAGGTCGCCACGGTCGGCTTCGACACCGTGCCCGGAGCCGCACCGGTTGCCGGCGTGCGGCTCGTCCCGGTGGCCCCGGCCGGCACCGCGCTCACCCCCAGCGTGCACGACGACGGCGCCGTGCGGGTCGGCGAGCAGGTACGCACGGACGTCGACTACCTGTCGTACGACTGGCGCACCACCGGGTCGACGGGACTGGACACGGTGGTGGTTCCCGGCCCGGCCGGCGCGGCGCCCACTGTGACGGCGACCCGCATCGCCATGTCCGGGGTGGCGCACTCCGTGGCGACCGCGATGCAGATCGGCCTGCCGAACGCGACCGGACGCTTCTACCTCTCGCGGGAGGCGAATCCCTCGTCGAGGGCGTTCGGGACCGCCACGACCAACGCCGAGACCGCCTACCTCGAGCGTGCTTCGGGCGGCGGGCTCACCCGGTACGCGCTGACCCGCGGGTCGTCCCTGGTCGACCAGGGTGCCACCGTGGTCGCCGCGTCCGCGCCGGTTTCCGACGTCAGTGTGGAACTGAGCGGCGCGACCGCCCGGATCTCGCTCGGCGACCCGTTCACCGGCACGCTCTCCGTCCACGCGCCGAACGTCAGCGCGGTGACGGTGAACAACACCCCGACCGCGTTCACCCGCACCGGCGACCTCGTCACCGTGTCGGTCCAGGCGTCGTTCGCCCCGACACCTGTGCTCAACGACGAGTTCGCCGATGCCAGCCTGGACCGCACCGTCCACGACTTCAACGGATCCTTCGACGGCTGGACGCCGGTGCAGGGCAGCTGGGCGCTGACCGGCGCCGCTCCGGACACCCAGTTGGCACAGAACTCGACCGCGGACATGATGTCGTTCGCGGCGCTGCACGACGTACCGGACGACGTGGTCATGGCCGCGGACATCGTTCCTGGGACACGCGGCCAGACGACGGCCCGGACCGGTCTCGCGTTCCGCTACCACGATGCCCGGAACTACTACCGGGCCAACGTACTCAACTCCTCGTCGGACGCGACTTTGCAGCTCGTGAAGATATACGACGGGGAGACCATGATTCTCGCGGAGACCGCACTGCCCGACGGCGCCAACATCCCGCACAAGCTGGTCGTTTCCGCGATCGGGAGACATCTGAGCGCCAAGGTCGGCGACACGTCGATCTCCGCGGACGACTCACAGCTACCGACGGGTGGTGCCGCCGCCTTCACGCATCGGCGGGCCGCGACCTTCGACAACATCGTGATCAGGGAAGGGATCGATCAGGCCAACTGGCGAGCGATAACCGGGTCCGTCTCCGTCGCCTCGGATCAGTTGCAGCTCACGCCTCCCTCCGGTGGCCGGGCGCACGTGCTGGCCGACTCGACACTGCCGGCGCGCTTCTCCGAGGCGTGCGACTTCGTCGCGGAGACCACGGTCACGATCAACGGCTCCGTCGGCAACGCGGGAATCTCGCTGCGAGACACCAGTGACTCGTATGGCTACCGGATCCACATCGGCAAGACGAGCGAAGGAACCCGGTACGCGAATATCATCCGCGAGGCTCACGCGTCGGGTCCGGTCGGGGTGGGCTCGGCACCGATCAGCAACCCGTTGACAGGTCCCGTTCGACTGGGTGCGGCGATTCACGGCGACCGCATCACCGTGACGCTGAACGGTGTCCAGATCCTGGCGGCTCGCGACACCGTCATCCGCAGCGGCGGCGTCGGGCTCTACGCATCCACGCAGAGCACCTTCGAGAACATCACTGTCGCCCGGTCCTGTTAGCGCGCACGCATCCGGCCGAGCGCGCCCGGGACTGTTTCTGCGCGAAGCACGAGGGTTGGTGCGCCGTCCACACCTGGGGCGGCGCACCGAACCGTGCTGCCGGCACGCCGGCGATGACCCGCGTCGGTACTACCCGGGTCTCTCCCCACCCAGCGAGGCCGATCACGAAGGAGCTGTGCGTTGTCCCCATCAGCCCGAGCCTCGTCCCCGGTGCTCGCCGACGCGGCGCACCGTCCGTCGGCCCTGCTGGTCATGCCGCGCGACCTGGTCGACGACGTGTACGGACCGGAGGAACGTGCCCGCCTGGACCGCCTGGTCCGCTGGGCCGGCCCGGACGCGACTGTCGAGCAGGTCGGCACGCGACCGGCGCTACTGGCCGACGTCGAGCTGCTCGTCACCGGTTGGGGCGGCCCCCGCCTGGACCGCACTCTGCTCTCCCACGCGACCAGGCTCCGTGCGGTCTTCTACGGCGGTGGATCGGTGCGGCCGATCGTCACCGACGATTTCTGGGCCACCGGCATCCAGCTCGTGTCGGCCGCCGCCGCCAACGCGGTGCCGGTCGCCGAGTTCACATTCGCGCAGGTGACGCTGGCGCTCAAGCACGCCCACCGCTTCGAACGCGCGGTACGCCGGCTCGGCCGGTTCCCAGCCCAGCCGGCGGCGCCCGGCACGCTCGGCTCGACGGTCGGGATACTGTCACTCGGCCTGATCGGCCGCCTGGTGGCCCAGCGGCTGTGCACACTCGACGTGCGGGTGCTCGCCGCCGACCCGTACGTGGACGCCGCGAGTGCGGCCGGTCTCGGCGTCGAGCTCGTGGGAATCGACGAGCTGTTCCACCGCGCCGACGTGATCACCGTGCACACGCCGTCGCTGCCACAGACCTCGGGGCTGGTCACCGAGGAACTGCTCGCCTCGATGCCCGAGGGTGCCACGATCATCAACACCGCCCGCGGTGCGGTGCTGGACGAACCCGCGCTGATCCGGGTCCTGCACCGGCGCCCGGACGTGTTCGCGCTCCTCGACGTGACCCATCCCGAGCCACCCGAACCGGGCTCGCCGCTCTACACGCTGCCCAACGTGGTGCTCACCCCACACATCGCCGGCAGTATCGGACTCGAGCGGCGCCGCGTCGGTCGGCTGGTAGCGGACGAGGTCGGTCGCTTCGTCGCGGGCCAGCCGCTGCTGCATGAGGTCCGCGCCGCCGATACGGCGCTACGCGCATGACCCCTGTCCGGCCCGGTCCGGTGGCACGGTCGGTTCCGCCGGCTGGATCGGTACAAACACCTATCTGACCTTGCCCGGGTACCAAGTGTCTTTGTTTTGCTACTCTGCGACACGGGGAGGGGTGTCGATGGCTACGGAAGTACGGGTGGACCCGGCACTGCTGGAGGCGAAGGCCGGCACGGCGGCGGAGTCGCACGCGGGCCTGGATCGGGAGTTGGCCGATGCGGAGCCGGAAACCATCAGGCGGCCCGGGAGTTACACAGCCGGGTAAGCCTCGATCACGGGCAGGCGCCACGATGAGGGTACGAACGGCGGTTGCCGCAGGCTGCACAGCGCTCGTGTTGATCGCCGCCTGCGCCAACCCCGACGACCGGGAGGACCCGACGGTGCGAATCCTGTCACGGGCGGATGTCGAGTCGGCTACTCGCACGCATCTCGCCGCCGCGAGTGAAGCGATCGGTGCGGGTCGCGCGGATCCGGCCCCAACGGTCGGACCGGCACCCTGCGACGGATACCGTGACGATGCGGTGTTCCACGTCTCCGGCTTCAGCCATGTGACCCTTCCCGTGGATCAGCACGCCGAGGTGCTGGAGCGACTCCGCGACGAGTGGATCGCACAGGGATACGAACTCAAGAACTTCCGGATACTGCCCGACGGCGCCGGCGCCGAACTGGACCTCGTCCGACCCACGGACGGTTTCCAGTTCTCCTGGGCCACCTCCGGGGACAGGGTGTGGATAGCCCTGATCATTGTGTCCCCGTGCGTCCGTTCGCCCGACGGAAAATATCCGGGCTGACCCGTCTGATGCGGCAGAGCGCAACGGTTACTGGAGTGGTGATGGATCCGGCGGAATGATGGCGAAGGCCGGCATCGGTCGTCGCCCGATGGCGGCGACGATGGCCGCGCTCGTCATAGCCACCATCGGCTGTGGTGGCGAGGCGAAACGCAGCACCGGACCGACGCACATCGCACTACCGACCCTGCGCGCCAGCACCGGCGCATACGCGGCCGGGAGCGTGGCCACCTTCGCGACGCTGCCGGACGCGACCCGACTCGGACCCGTGCCCTGCGACGATCCGGGCGGTGACCTGGCCGACGACGGCCGCTACCAGGTGTCGGGGAGCTGGCAGGTCCCGTTGCCGCCCGGCCGACACCGGGCCACCTTCCGGCAAC is from Micromonospora sp. WMMD1102 and encodes:
- a CDS encoding hydroxyacid dehydrogenase, whose protein sequence is MSPSARASSPVLADAAHRPSALLVMPRDLVDDVYGPEERARLDRLVRWAGPDATVEQVGTRPALLADVELLVTGWGGPRLDRTLLSHATRLRAVFYGGGSVRPIVTDDFWATGIQLVSAAAANAVPVAEFTFAQVTLALKHAHRFERAVRRLGRFPAQPAAPGTLGSTVGILSLGLIGRLVAQRLCTLDVRVLAADPYVDAASAAGLGVELVGIDELFHRADVITVHTPSLPQTSGLVTEELLASMPEGATIINTARGAVLDEPALIRVLHRRPDVFALLDVTHPEPPEPGSPLYTLPNVVLTPHIAGSIGLERRRVGRLVADEVGRFVAGQPLLHEVRAADTALRA
- a CDS encoding extracellular solute-binding protein, with the protein product MARTFSRRRVLALGAAAGLAPVLGACGDGGSSSSNGSTGPVELPTYKPVTSATPDLAAEPAGVSPGYFSYPTASSAASQPVRGKAVTALTYTYDPIAPALGSNPYWQNLNDRLGTELKITYVASADYKSRVATTIAGGDLPDMVAIQGVVQQMPAMLNATFTDLTEHLSGDAVLAYPNLAGLPTDAWRSTVYDQRIWGIPVPRARIGTVLYTRADLLAKAGLSLQPRSWDEFKQMAAALTDERAGRWAFGQIPFNTILEMNGITGNWPGGVGAWQAKDGVFTHSGTTPQFAQALADAVELVKSGVVHPDQAGAPNTKRNQWMLAGTTAFTIGLYAGWGKFYGQAKDVPGFRLTGMLSPTRDGTGTQVRTPGPTLSSFTAIAKTDDVDRVKQILKVLDWLCAPFGSSEYTALRYGVEGQTFNRNGSDPTLTEGGRSQTLLPVRYLAEASPVVYEPGNRQAVQDQYDHQVAGVPLAVPDPTLGLYSETAASKAASEQQELDAVLLEIQLGNKPVSAWQPAIKQFMDRVGDKIKAEYEEQAGR
- a CDS encoding alginate lyase family protein, with amino-acid sequence MRRSYLPWYTHRRTRAGAAAALVLALVATVLSPGRAAAADMSDRGELLDLTRPELAAVAAELTAGDEAGAAAELKAFYAGRTDVEYLPPSADAGGGDATADELAAGIFRFGAETRDFYDDAQQRIDVDWQDAWGGTQTTPGGAQVLMSDLAFMPRLVSAYAFESDPAKRASYASAWMDISLDFFADNQSWPQNRNLSGAKRLAQLVSAFAVFRTDPGIDASDLVAYLSGVHFTTKYLVGVMQVHVGNNWYVSMARSVYAAAVFLPEFSASPGWEWFGVRSLERFLRAHVKGDGVYREPAFNYQAYVADLLNTVIRLADANGRTLPESLAQTSDWIADSLFATRQPNLEVAMVGDSPNADAGASAIGRTGARNSWPDFTWVASGRTQGTTPTLPSTVFPISFAVQRSGWDADARYMLINNQNSSYTASHRHPDDLSLVMAAYGRPLIVDSGVGDYSATPTNDWMRRTTAAHNTIEVDGDAQTAGVPRKSSLWRSNAGLDIYRGTTEGYRPIVHDRAVYFVKPGYWIVSDDLTGATAAHDYRQLWHFPGDPVTVNPTTKVATVGFDTVPGAAPVAGVRLVPVAPAGTALTPSVHDDGAVRVGEQVRTDVDYLSYDWRTTGSTGLDTVVVPGPAGAAPTVTATRIAMSGVAHSVATAMQIGLPNATGRFYLSREANPSSRAFGTATTNAETAYLERASGGGLTRYALTRGSSLVDQGATVVAASAPVSDVSVELSGATARISLGDPFTGTLSVHAPNVSAVTVNNTPTAFTRTGDLVTVSVQASFAPTPVLNDEFADASLDRTVHDFNGSFDGWTPVQGSWALTGAAPDTQLAQNSTADMMSFAALHDVPDDVVMAADIVPGTRGQTTARTGLAFRYHDARNYYRANVLNSSSDATLQLVKIYDGETMILAETALPDGANIPHKLVVSAIGRHLSAKVGDTSISADDSQLPTGGAAAFTHRRAATFDNIVIREGIDQANWRAITGSVSVASDQLQLTPPSGGRAHVLADSTLPARFSEACDFVAETTVTINGSVGNAGISLRDTSDSYGYRIHIGKTSEGTRYANIIREAHASGPVGVGSAPISNPLTGPVRLGAAIHGDRITVTLNGVQILAARDTVIRSGGVGLYASTQSTFENITVARSC
- a CDS encoding carbohydrate ABC transporter permease, with amino-acid sequence MAPVVSEPRPADGAGPPRPRSGRDQRPVWMGEPSRLGIGARGLVLGLGCLAVVVPFWAVLMTSIASPEEIGTAGGFVLWTREPTLDAYQAVLSGGIVTRALVVSAAVTAVGTALSLVATIALAYALSRPASLLHKPILLMTVFTLLFNPGIIPMYLTVKQLGLLDNYLALILPVLVNAFNVIVMRAFFLEIPGELVESAYMDGAGELRILLRIVLPLSKAVVSVIGLFYAVAYWNAFFSAMLYLQSPEKWPLQLVLRTYVVNDTPIGSDQLSSSLENLPPQISVQMAILVISILPILLIYPFIQKHFAKGLMVGAVKG